In the Peromyscus maniculatus bairdii isolate BWxNUB_F1_BW_parent chromosome 20, HU_Pman_BW_mat_3.1, whole genome shotgun sequence genome, one interval contains:
- the Rpl30 gene encoding large ribosomal subunit protein eL30, whose amino-acid sequence MVAAKKTKKSLESINSRLQLVMKSGKYVLGYKQTLKMIRQGKAKLVILANNCPALRKSEIEYYAMLAKTGVHHYSGNNIELGTACGKYYRVCTLAIIDPGDSDIIRSMPEQTGEK is encoded by the exons atggtggcCGCAAAGAAGACG AAAAAGTCTCTGGAGTCGATCAACTCTCGGCTCCAGCTTGTTATGAAAAGTGGAAAGTACGTGCTGGGGTACAAACAGACTCTGAAGATGATCAGACAGGGCAAAGCGAAATTGGTTATCCTCGCCAACAACTGTCCAGCCTTGAG GAAATCTGAAATAGAATACTATGCCATGTTGGCTAAAACTGGTGTTCATCACTACAGTGGCAATAACATTGAATTGGGCACAGCATGTGGAAAATACTACAGAGTATGCACATTGGCTATCATTGACCCAG gtgATTCTGATATTATTAGAAGCATGCCAGAACAGACTGGTGAAAAGTAA